The following are encoded in a window of Bremerella alba genomic DNA:
- a CDS encoding ABC transporter ATP-binding protein, whose amino-acid sequence MPDSIIEVHDLHKTYREGLFVRNQVNALRGVTLEVPRGCIFGLLGPNGAGKTTLIKVLLGLVNRSSGGGSLLGRPLGDRVGRMKVGYLPEHHRFPRHLTGNTAMVYYGGLSGLSRREVLQKRPALLERVGLAKWGQTPVHKYSKGMQQRLGIAQALLHKPELLILDEPTDGVDPVGRAEVRRLLKDLQQEGTTIFLNSHQLQEIELVCDQAAILAAGRVQKLGTIDEITKHPNARIEFVLQGSLDEMQYALSFAETEPWQTDGEHLARVIISAEDQSELNRCVDALRAKSIDILEMRRLRTSLEDAFLNIVSAETVE is encoded by the coding sequence ATGCCAGACTCCATCATCGAAGTCCACGATCTTCACAAGACGTATCGTGAGGGGCTTTTCGTCCGCAATCAGGTCAACGCGCTGCGTGGCGTGACGCTCGAAGTGCCGCGCGGTTGCATCTTCGGGTTGCTGGGTCCCAACGGGGCCGGCAAGACAACCCTGATCAAAGTGCTGCTAGGGCTCGTGAATCGATCCTCCGGTGGGGGCAGCCTGTTGGGCCGTCCTCTGGGTGATCGCGTGGGCCGAATGAAGGTCGGTTACCTGCCCGAGCATCACCGCTTTCCGCGTCATCTGACCGGCAACACGGCGATGGTGTATTACGGCGGGCTCAGTGGTTTAAGCCGCCGCGAGGTGCTGCAAAAGAGGCCTGCGCTGCTCGAACGTGTGGGCTTGGCAAAGTGGGGACAGACTCCGGTTCATAAGTATTCGAAAGGGATGCAGCAGCGGTTGGGGATTGCTCAGGCACTTCTGCATAAACCGGAACTGCTAATCCTGGACGAACCGACCGACGGCGTCGATCCGGTGGGCCGTGCTGAAGTGCGAAGGCTGCTCAAAGATTTGCAGCAAGAGGGAACGACCATCTTTCTCAACAGTCACCAACTGCAAGAGATCGAATTGGTCTGCGATCAAGCCGCCATTCTCGCCGCCGGTCGCGTGCAGAAGCTGGGTACGATTGATGAGATCACCAAGCACCCCAACGCTAGAATTGAATTCGTCCTGCAAGGCTCGCTCGATGAAATGCAGTACGCGTTGAGCTTTGCCGAGACCGAGCCTTGGCAAACCGATGGCGAGCATCTGGCCCGCGTGATCATTTCGGCCGAAGATCAATCCGAGCTTAATCGCTGCGTCGATGCCCTGCGAGCCAAGAGCATCGACATTCTCGAGATGCGACGACTACGCACGTCGCTGGAAGATGCCTTCCTGAATATTGTCTCTGCCGAAACGGTCGAGTAA
- a CDS encoding ABC transporter permease, translated as MRPYLTVIYDSFHEAFVSRVLYILLLALTLVLLAIAPLGYETKRMVTLHRMSVRDVPSFVVELRQQNNAEGENPGKRIVALAGGPLKELVNAKEDKKFTGSQVSDVVDGLNDVLAKQDFYSEAAWKDIRLGQETKVLLKQTPEKLTGDDLSYFNRLLMRDAFPVHLGNVPAEQLYLTYPALWEPLPLPITQDMFAATVKYMLTAFIDVFVGMFAIFVAILVTAPIMPRTFEPGAIDLLLSKPISRSLLVLAKYLGGCAFVLLSVTYFLIGLWLIVGWRFDVWSNSLLLCIPVFLFQFAIYYCVSVLSGVMWRNSIVSIVVTVLFFYACFGIGFLKTSVFEPFIINPSRLVRLVDTEEGLVGVTQVGQFVQWNEGLKAWEVVLQSERRGPENFAMQSILIGPIYHAPSESMLYLQQPTGGGSRRRMGMNGASLMTAKWSGNWIAEEGPTPPTGASWILQDAEDNVFVVSSAGVFLYEGDGTQKKAKFLGFDIPLGGNNAFKRLGPKEGVPYFPPFAAAIDPSSDRLLIENQGSLYLLEREKQKGYVVTTEAKRDSEGEAVVGLTDKLAVVADKNGHIELRDAQTLEVQETFRPAGDSPPSALETSRDGKYIAVLFHDGALWLYDVGAGQGSRIDSDASAMAFDEDNLIFADNKTRVRVQSLASGETLETYWPVSDWWRFTYDWAIQPIYYVFPKPGELNNLLKYLVTDESTSSFQGPQSTGDLREVRMADNIVMPVVHNLIFICVMLGITCFYVSRLDL; from the coding sequence ATGCGACCCTATCTGACGGTTATCTACGATTCCTTTCACGAAGCGTTTGTCTCGCGCGTGCTCTACATTCTGCTACTCGCGCTGACGCTCGTACTGCTGGCGATCGCTCCGCTGGGCTACGAAACCAAACGCATGGTGACGCTGCACCGCATGAGCGTGCGCGACGTACCTTCCTTCGTCGTTGAACTGCGCCAGCAAAATAACGCTGAAGGCGAGAACCCCGGCAAGCGAATCGTCGCCTTGGCAGGTGGGCCGCTCAAAGAGTTAGTCAACGCGAAGGAAGACAAAAAATTCACCGGCAGTCAGGTCAGCGATGTGGTCGATGGCTTGAACGACGTTCTCGCCAAGCAGGACTTCTACAGCGAAGCGGCCTGGAAGGATATCAGGCTCGGGCAAGAGACCAAGGTGCTGCTCAAGCAGACGCCGGAGAAGTTGACCGGAGATGATCTCTCGTACTTCAATCGTTTGCTCATGCGCGATGCGTTCCCGGTTCATCTGGGCAATGTGCCGGCCGAACAGCTTTACTTAACCTATCCAGCGCTATGGGAGCCGTTGCCGCTGCCGATTACGCAAGACATGTTTGCCGCCACGGTTAAGTACATGCTCACCGCGTTCATCGATGTGTTCGTCGGGATGTTCGCTATCTTCGTGGCGATTTTAGTGACCGCGCCGATCATGCCGCGGACATTCGAGCCAGGGGCGATCGATCTTTTGCTGAGTAAGCCGATCTCTCGTTCGCTGTTGGTCTTGGCCAAGTACTTGGGGGGCTGCGCCTTTGTGCTTTTAAGTGTGACTTACTTCCTGATCGGACTGTGGCTGATTGTGGGGTGGCGATTCGACGTGTGGAGCAATTCGCTGCTGCTGTGCATTCCGGTGTTCTTGTTTCAGTTTGCCATCTATTACTGCGTGTCGGTTTTATCCGGAGTGATGTGGAGAAACTCGATCGTCTCAATTGTGGTGACGGTGCTCTTCTTTTATGCCTGCTTCGGGATTGGTTTCTTGAAGACGTCGGTCTTCGAACCGTTCATTATCAATCCGTCACGCCTGGTGCGATTGGTCGATACCGAAGAAGGCCTGGTCGGCGTGACTCAGGTAGGGCAGTTCGTGCAGTGGAACGAAGGACTGAAAGCATGGGAGGTTGTGCTGCAAAGCGAACGTCGCGGGCCTGAGAACTTCGCCATGCAATCGATCTTGATCGGACCGATCTACCACGCGCCATCCGAGTCGATGCTGTACCTGCAGCAGCCTACCGGGGGCGGATCGCGTCGCCGCATGGGCATGAATGGCGCTTCGCTGATGACGGCCAAGTGGTCTGGCAACTGGATCGCCGAGGAAGGTCCCACGCCGCCAACAGGCGCTTCGTGGATCTTGCAGGACGCGGAAGACAACGTCTTCGTTGTCAGTTCCGCCGGTGTCTTTCTGTATGAAGGGGACGGAACCCAAAAGAAGGCCAAATTCCTCGGCTTCGATATTCCTTTGGGCGGCAACAACGCGTTCAAGCGACTTGGCCCTAAGGAAGGTGTGCCATATTTTCCACCCTTTGCTGCCGCGATTGATCCGTCGTCTGATCGGCTACTGATTGAAAATCAGGGATCACTTTATTTGCTCGAGCGTGAAAAACAAAAAGGTTACGTGGTCACCACCGAGGCCAAGCGAGATAGCGAAGGGGAAGCCGTCGTGGGCCTGACCGATAAGCTGGCCGTGGTGGCCGACAAGAACGGCCATATCGAACTTCGTGATGCCCAGACGCTGGAGGTTCAAGAGACGTTTCGGCCTGCAGGCGATTCGCCCCCCAGTGCGCTCGAAACAAGCCGCGACGGAAAGTACATCGCGGTCTTATTTCATGACGGAGCTTTATGGCTGTACGACGTCGGGGCAGGGCAGGGGAGTCGCATCGATAGCGATGCCTCGGCGATGGCTTTCGACGAAGATAATCTCATCTTCGCCGACAACAAAACACGTGTCCGCGTCCAATCGCTGGCCAGTGGAGAAACGCTGGAGACCTATTGGCCGGTATCGGACTGGTGGCGTTTCACGTATGACTGGGCGATTCAGCCGATCTACTACGTCTTCCCCAAACCAGGTGAGTTGAACAACCTGCTGAAGTACCTTGTGACCGACGAATCGACCAGCTCGTTCCAAGGCCCACAGTCAACCGGCGACCTCCGCGAAGTACGCATGGCCGACAATATCGTCATGCCGGTGGTGCACAATCTGATCTTCATCTGCGTGATGCTGGGAATTACCTGCTTCTATGTGAGTCGATTGGATTTGTAG
- a CDS encoding DUF11 domain-containing protein has protein sequence MKNNIALRQLVTLTLLVACGSAFSACSLNRQAKQKEEAPVKPDAGVTFVKPHVPEYDYTSAPSPAPVQSAEDTGLNGVPQYQSRYQGQPFQAPANTATAPQYNSPHAIQRTSAEVPIEGQPTAAQVPTQPINYAFPRGQMMPPCGPGCQHPNSICHHGATAGTCQTCRAAGVPFQAAPCYPEDEYLYDGGDRNLRAAIDGEFGVHGLDIEDTIGHYDTLDGKRIVTPSNRVCVYSPRFAAVRKVAGLNQEVLGRQIAGIDADLQLINQQQNGTPVGMVQPLALRGEIGGKNANALTEDLPPLIAHNWQKPHQFIEEFKAYENLSLVRYGILEQGEKPRLSQSLQNAVTWTDNQQVQVVLEGRKASEVADGDTPHEFVWSEVPGEPRLRVIKLADKGAAEIGDIVEFTLRFDNVGTQVMGNVTIIDNLTPRLEYVEGSAQCNLDAKFLKQANEAGSEVLRWEIQDPLAVQAGGIIRFKCRVR, from the coding sequence ATGAAAAACAACATTGCCCTTCGACAACTCGTCACGCTGACCTTGCTGGTCGCTTGTGGTTCTGCGTTTTCGGCTTGCTCGCTCAATCGACAAGCCAAGCAGAAAGAAGAGGCCCCGGTCAAACCGGACGCTGGCGTCACGTTCGTCAAGCCGCACGTGCCTGAGTACGACTACACCTCGGCCCCCTCCCCTGCCCCAGTTCAGTCCGCTGAAGACACCGGGCTCAACGGCGTGCCGCAGTATCAATCTCGCTATCAAGGCCAACCGTTCCAGGCCCCAGCCAATACGGCGACCGCGCCACAGTACAACAGCCCGCACGCCATCCAGCGTACCTCGGCTGAAGTGCCGATCGAAGGGCAACCGACCGCCGCACAGGTTCCCACACAGCCGATTAACTACGCCTTTCCGCGCGGGCAGATGATGCCTCCGTGTGGGCCTGGCTGCCAGCATCCGAATTCCATCTGCCACCATGGCGCGACGGCTGGCACCTGTCAGACCTGCCGGGCCGCCGGTGTTCCGTTTCAGGCGGCTCCTTGCTATCCCGAAGACGAATACCTGTACGACGGTGGCGACCGCAACCTCCGCGCCGCGATTGACGGCGAGTTCGGCGTGCACGGCCTGGACATTGAAGACACCATCGGCCATTACGATACACTCGACGGCAAACGCATCGTGACTCCCAGTAATCGCGTCTGCGTTTACTCGCCTCGCTTTGCTGCCGTTCGCAAGGTCGCCGGGCTGAACCAGGAAGTCCTCGGCCGGCAGATCGCTGGCATCGATGCCGACCTGCAGCTGATCAACCAACAGCAAAACGGAACGCCGGTTGGCATGGTTCAACCGTTGGCACTTCGTGGAGAGATCGGCGGCAAGAATGCCAATGCTCTGACCGAAGACCTGCCGCCGCTGATCGCCCACAACTGGCAGAAGCCGCATCAATTCATCGAAGAGTTCAAAGCCTACGAGAACCTCAGCCTCGTTCGTTACGGCATCTTAGAACAAGGCGAAAAGCCGCGTCTCTCGCAGAGCCTGCAAAATGCCGTCACCTGGACCGACAACCAGCAAGTTCAGGTCGTTCTGGAAGGACGCAAAGCTTCCGAAGTTGCCGACGGCGACACGCCGCACGAATTCGTGTGGTCGGAAGTCCCCGGCGAACCACGTCTGCGAGTGATCAAGCTCGCCGACAAAGGTGCTGCTGAGATCGGCGACATCGTCGAGTTCACTCTGCGATTCGATAACGTCGGCACCCAGGTCATGGGCAACGTGACGATCATCGACAACCTGACCCCGCGTCTGGAATACGTCGAAGGTTCGGCTCAGTGCAACCTCGACGCCAAGTTCCTGAAGCAAGCCAACGAAGCCGGCAGCGAAGTTCTCCGCTGGGAAATCCAAGATCCGCTGGCCGTTCAGGCGGGGGGAATCATCCGGTTTAAGTGTCGGGTGAGGTGA
- the dtd gene encoding D-aminoacyl-tRNA deacylase, giving the protein MRGVVQRVLEAHVKVDGQVVGQIEQGLVVLLGVAEGDKAADLKYLVEKTIHLRIFEDDDGKMNRSVLDVGGSILAISQFTLLGDCRKGRRPSFISAAKPEEANAMYQAYVQQIREQGLTVETGIFQADMKVHLVNDGPVTLMLDSRKIL; this is encoded by the coding sequence ATGCGCGGCGTCGTGCAACGCGTTCTGGAAGCTCACGTGAAAGTCGATGGCCAGGTCGTCGGGCAAATCGAGCAAGGCCTGGTGGTGCTGCTGGGAGTGGCGGAAGGGGATAAGGCCGCGGACCTGAAGTACCTGGTCGAGAAAACAATTCACCTGCGAATCTTTGAAGATGACGACGGCAAGATGAACCGTAGCGTGCTCGACGTCGGCGGCAGCATCTTGGCGATCAGCCAGTTCACGCTGCTAGGCGATTGCCGCAAGGGCCGCCGACCTAGTTTCATCAGCGCGGCAAAACCGGAAGAGGCCAACGCGATGTACCAAGCCTACGTGCAGCAAATCCGCGAGCAGGGACTGACTGTCGAGACGGGTATCTTTCAAGCCGACATGAAGGTCCACCTGGTGAACGATGGACCGGTGACGTTGATGCTCGATAGCCGCAAGATTCTTTAA
- a CDS encoding metal-dependent hydrolase yields MADFNTHISTSTAVGVGVGFAGYFLLDTPEPNRIISCMLGAGLCSLAGILPDLDSGSGRPLRETSNVLAAVVPMLMVDRWQHMGLSAEAIALAGALVYITIRFGVAEIFKRYTVHRGMWHSIPAAISCGLLAFIVVSGENLDVRIFKSAAVFIGFMVHLILDEIWSVQWQGARIRFKSSFGTAIKFWYGKSLWSNVSTYSKLIVLVVVAVGDPIMMEHYRFHPHHQETEAVPTQQIATEQPPLIQR; encoded by the coding sequence ATGGCCGATTTCAATACGCACATTTCGACCAGCACGGCAGTCGGCGTTGGCGTTGGCTTCGCAGGCTACTTTCTACTCGATACGCCTGAGCCGAATCGGATCATCTCGTGCATGCTCGGTGCAGGCCTATGCAGCCTGGCTGGTATTTTGCCAGACTTAGACTCCGGCTCTGGTCGACCCCTTCGCGAAACAAGCAACGTCTTAGCAGCCGTCGTGCCCATGCTGATGGTCGATCGTTGGCAACACATGGGGCTCAGCGCCGAAGCGATCGCGTTGGCCGGTGCGTTGGTCTATATCACCATCCGTTTCGGCGTGGCCGAGATCTTCAAACGCTACACCGTGCATCGCGGCATGTGGCACAGTATTCCGGCGGCCATTTCGTGTGGTCTATTGGCATTCATCGTGGTCTCTGGCGAAAACCTCGACGTTCGCATCTTCAAGAGTGCGGCCGTCTTCATCGGCTTCATGGTCCACCTGATTCTCGACGAAATATGGTCGGTTCAATGGCAGGGGGCCCGGATACGATTTAAAAGCTCGTTCGGCACGGCTATCAAGTTCTGGTATGGCAAAAGCCTATGGTCGAATGTATCCACCTATAGCAAACTTATCGTATTAGTCGTTGTCGCTGTGGGTGATCCGATCATGATGGAACATTACCGGTTCCATCCACATCACCAAGAAACAGAAGCCGTACCCACACAGCAGATCGCAACCGAACAACCACCGCTCATTCAGCGGTAG
- a CDS encoding CvpA family protein — translation MVAYDFLMLAILGGAILWGLYKGMVWQIASFASLVASYFISMQLREPVANALGLQPPWGNQAAMLGLYMTTSLVIWVIFSMVNKTLKSFELKSWDRQVGAGLGLAKGVLLCIIVTMFAVALTKDDSRQQIVQSKSGFYITKVIDNLQGVMPAEVNEVVGPFIERYNQRIDGQNPEWFADTGAGTSGGDGVAIDPANFNLQSEFQNFQNNVQDRIQNNIQNQVQEQTGQFQNFVNQTIDNPQNAQSNWQQYSGQAQPPQQPGYYPPQMNIPAPQQQGGSYYPQYSQPPQQAPAPMQNGQPYYPTQPRY, via the coding sequence ATGGTTGCATACGATTTTCTCATGCTGGCAATCCTCGGAGGAGCAATCCTGTGGGGTCTGTACAAAGGCATGGTCTGGCAAATTGCTTCGTTTGCTTCGCTCGTGGCCAGCTACTTTATCTCGATGCAACTTCGCGAGCCGGTCGCCAACGCGCTGGGGCTTCAGCCACCATGGGGAAACCAGGCCGCGATGCTGGGTTTGTACATGACGACTTCGTTGGTCATCTGGGTCATCTTCTCAATGGTCAACAAGACGCTGAAGAGCTTTGAACTCAAGAGTTGGGATCGCCAGGTCGGTGCCGGACTGGGGCTCGCCAAAGGAGTGCTGCTGTGCATCATCGTGACGATGTTCGCCGTGGCATTGACCAAGGATGATAGCCGCCAGCAAATCGTTCAGTCGAAGTCTGGTTTCTACATCACCAAGGTGATCGACAATCTGCAAGGCGTGATGCCGGCCGAAGTGAACGAGGTCGTGGGGCCATTCATTGAACGCTACAACCAACGCATCGACGGACAGAATCCCGAGTGGTTCGCCGACACCGGAGCCGGTACCAGTGGTGGTGATGGCGTGGCGATCGACCCAGCCAATTTCAACCTCCAGAGCGAGTTCCAGAACTTCCAGAATAACGTGCAGGATCGGATTCAAAATAACATTCAGAATCAGGTCCAAGAGCAAACAGGGCAGTTCCAGAATTTCGTGAATCAGACGATCGATAATCCACAAAATGCTCAGTCGAATTGGCAGCAGTATTCCGGCCAGGCTCAGCCGCCGCAACAGCCAGGATATTATCCACCGCAGATGAACATTCCGGCGCCGCAGCAGCAGGGCGGCAGCTACTATCCGCAGTACTCGCAGCCGCCACAACAAGCACCGGCTCCGATGCAGAACGGCCAGCCATATTACCCAACGCAGCCACGGTACTAA
- a CDS encoding phospholipase D family protein produces the protein MAKFLNTSGITYHLEQLIKSTKERLVIISPYLRLSDKIRELIEDLDRLKIDIRLVYGKNDLHPRESAWLESLTFVRCSFCKNLHAKCYLNESEAIITSMNIYEFSQVNNNEMGIVFNRDDDPELFKDTYDEAQRLIRISDQVKISVELIEAEVVEDDPIAEANSLAKQISTSQLAKQLKRPSKALFSELQEKGWIARNDNNWELTDLGKQKGGEVKNSKRFGDYITWPQNVSLD, from the coding sequence ATGGCTAAATTCTTAAACACTTCCGGTATCACGTACCACTTAGAACAGCTCATCAAGTCGACAAAAGAACGCTTGGTGATCATCAGTCCGTACCTTCGGCTCAGCGATAAGATCCGTGAGCTAATTGAAGATCTCGACAGATTAAAAATCGATATTCGACTCGTGTATGGGAAAAACGATCTCCATCCCAGGGAGTCTGCATGGTTGGAGTCGTTGACCTTTGTTCGCTGCAGCTTTTGTAAGAACCTTCATGCAAAATGCTACCTGAACGAATCGGAAGCTATCATCACTTCGATGAACATCTACGAGTTCTCTCAAGTCAACAACAATGAAATGGGAATCGTGTTCAATCGAGATGACGACCCAGAGCTTTTCAAAGACACTTACGATGAGGCCCAGCGACTGATCCGCATTAGTGATCAAGTCAAAATCAGTGTTGAGCTAATCGAAGCAGAAGTTGTCGAGGACGATCCGATAGCCGAGGCGAACTCTCTCGCGAAACAGATCTCGACAAGCCAACTCGCTAAGCAATTAAAGCGACCTTCCAAAGCTCTGTTTTCCGAATTGCAAGAGAAAGGTTGGATCGCACGAAATGATAACAATTGGGAGCTAACTGATCTCGGCAAACAAAAAGGTGGCGAGGTGAAGAACAGCAAACGTTTTGGCGACTACATCACTTGGCCTCAAAATGTATCGCTCGACTAA
- a CDS encoding acetyl-CoA carboxylase carboxyltransferase subunit alpha, which produces MSTSIYLDFEQPIETLENKLKQLEAEKSDTPEHHDEIRRVRKQLTDTMREIYADLSPWQTVEVARHQKRPQSADYLNLVFDEFVELHGDRKFGDDRALRTGFAKLDKHKVMFLGHFKGRDLKERSECYFGCANPEGYRKAIEKMELAEKYNLPVIAFIDTPGAYPGIGAEERGQAMAIADSMFAMSRLKTPIISVVIGEGGSGGALGIGVADRTAMLQHAYYSVISPEGCAGILWKSHEFKAKAAEALKFTSKYLPKFGIVDDVIEEPLGGAHRDHHQMAARLKMYLVKTVNELIAKPTDQLVEDRYGKFRQMGMFLERETETAQAEPAS; this is translated from the coding sequence ATGAGCACCTCGATCTATCTCGACTTCGAACAGCCGATTGAAACCCTCGAGAACAAACTGAAACAGCTTGAAGCCGAGAAAAGCGACACACCGGAACACCACGACGAGATCCGCCGCGTCCGCAAGCAACTCACCGATACGATGCGCGAGATCTACGCCGATCTCTCGCCATGGCAAACCGTGGAAGTTGCCCGTCACCAAAAGCGGCCTCAGTCGGCCGACTACCTGAACCTGGTCTTCGACGAGTTCGTCGAGCTGCACGGCGACCGCAAGTTTGGTGACGACCGCGCACTGCGAACCGGCTTCGCCAAACTCGACAAGCACAAGGTGATGTTCCTCGGGCACTTCAAAGGACGCGACCTGAAGGAACGCAGCGAGTGCTACTTCGGCTGTGCCAATCCTGAAGGCTACCGCAAGGCGATCGAAAAGATGGAGCTCGCCGAGAAGTACAACCTGCCGGTCATCGCGTTCATCGACACGCCGGGCGCCTACCCAGGCATCGGCGCCGAAGAACGCGGCCAGGCCATGGCGATCGCCGATTCGATGTTCGCCATGTCGCGTCTGAAGACGCCAATCATCTCGGTCGTCATCGGCGAAGGTGGCTCTGGCGGCGCACTAGGCATCGGCGTCGCCGATCGCACGGCCATGCTTCAGCATGCTTACTACTCGGTGATCAGCCCCGAAGGTTGTGCCGGCATCCTGTGGAAGAGCCACGAGTTCAAAGCCAAAGCTGCCGAGGCCCTGAAGTTCACCTCGAAGTATCTTCCCAAGTTCGGAATCGTCGACGACGTGATCGAAGAGCCACTCGGCGGAGCCCACCGAGACCATCATCAAATGGCAGCTCGCCTGAAGATGTATCTCGTCAAAACGGTCAACGAACTGATCGCCAAACCAACCGACCAACTGGTCGAAGATCGCTACGGCAAGTTCCGCCAAATGGGCATGTTCCTGGAACGCGAAACAGAAACCGCTCAAGCCGAACCGGCGAGCTAA
- a CDS encoding serine/threonine protein kinase: MSTAGRNYIGPYRLIRMLRASKTCQVWEAIHDLDNRRVVIKTLRENYIRDKDEINSLKHEFTVAGKFDHPLVIHVYEFDNFRGVAYLVLEFAISRNMKMAIREGVEELAYWTPKIIEEGARGLGYMHEQGWVHCDVKPDNYLLDTEGNVKLIDFSIAQKKKSGLGKLFGGSKVKGNVQGTRSYMSPEQIRGAALDDRADIYSFGCTIFELISGKLPYTATSPDHLLDKHLRAGIPSLQAASENVTSDFSSLVERLMAKDPKKRPDTMTDVVRLLKSTKIYNIPPRKPAALVEREKAAAASGDDSTSASGDS, translated from the coding sequence GTGTCTACCGCAGGAAGAAACTATATCGGTCCGTACCGCTTGATACGCATGCTGCGCGCCAGTAAGACGTGCCAGGTATGGGAAGCGATCCATGACTTGGACAATCGCCGGGTCGTCATCAAAACACTTCGCGAGAACTACATTCGCGACAAGGACGAGATCAACTCGCTGAAGCACGAGTTCACCGTCGCCGGCAAGTTCGATCATCCTTTGGTCATTCATGTCTACGAGTTCGACAACTTCCGCGGTGTCGCCTATCTCGTCCTGGAATTCGCCATCTCGCGCAACATGAAGATGGCCATTCGCGAAGGCGTAGAAGAGCTCGCCTACTGGACACCCAAGATCATCGAAGAGGGAGCCAGAGGCCTCGGCTACATGCACGAGCAAGGCTGGGTTCACTGCGACGTGAAGCCAGACAATTATCTGCTCGACACCGAAGGCAACGTTAAGCTCATCGACTTTTCGATCGCGCAGAAAAAGAAGAGCGGCCTCGGCAAGCTCTTTGGCGGATCGAAAGTCAAAGGCAACGTCCAAGGTACCCGCAGTTATATGTCACCAGAACAGATACGTGGTGCAGCATTAGATGACCGCGCCGATATCTATAGTTTTGGCTGTACGATCTTTGAATTGATCAGTGGCAAGTTGCCCTATACGGCTACCAGTCCCGATCACCTACTCGATAAACATTTGCGTGCCGGTATTCCGTCGCTGCAAGCTGCCAGCGAGAACGTCACGTCAGATTTTTCTTCGCTGGTCGAACGCTTGATGGCGAAGGATCCCAAAAAGCGGCCCGACACGATGACCGATGTCGTGCGACTGTTGAAGAGCACCAAGATTTACAATATTCCACCCCGTAAGCCAGCCGCACTCGTTGAACGAGAAAAAGCGGCCGCGGCCAGCGGTGACGATTCCACCTCGGCGTCTGGCGATTCCTAG